In the genome of Sphingomonas alpina, the window CGGATCGCCGATTCCCCACCACCCGGCTCGCCCGCCGCGAGCGCGCGCGGATCGAAATCGAACGTCTCCGCCAGCTTCACCAGCAAAGACGCAGACAAGGGCCGCTGGTTCTTTTCGACCAGGTTGAGATAGCTGGGCGAGATCGCCAGCGCGTCCGACATCGCCGCCTGAGTGAGGCCGGCCTGACGCCGCAGCCGGCGTATGGCGTGCCCGGCGAAGAGTTTGCGATCGGCCATGATACCTCTCACCGTGCGGATGCCACAGGGCAGCGCATTCAATGTCATATCTTTACAAACCAACAAAGAAATTGTCGATCCTTCGTGACAACATGACCAAGCAGCATATCGATGAGGACTGGCACAGCCCCGGAAACTAGGCGAGTTCGACCTCGACTTCGCAGTGGTGGACAGGCGGATTTGTAAAGTCCGTCACTGCACTGCCAAGGCCTTGAGAGTTTCCTGGGGAGGAAAGGATGCCCGCCGCGCGCAATCGCGGCGGGCATTTCCGTTGGCGCTCCCGGCATCGGGCGCATAAGACTGCCGAAAGGCAGGACCATCCACGATGTCGGCATCCAAACAAGGCGGGTCGAACCTGGTCATCCTGGCGGCACTCGCCGCGAACCTCGGCATCGCGGTGGCCAAGTTCATCGCTGCGGGCATTTCCGGGTCGTCGTCGATGCTGACCGAAGGATTTCACTCGGTCATCGACAGCCTCAACCAGATCTTGCTCCTCTATGGCCAGAAGCGCGGCAAGCAACCGCCCGACGAGGAGCACCCGTTCGGCTATGGTCGAGAGCTTTATTTCTGGGCCTTTGTCGTCGCCATCCTGATCTTCGCGGTCGGCGCAGGCATCTCGGTCTATGAGGGCTATGAACATTTCATCCATCCGGAGGAATTGTCCAACCCGACGCTCAATTACATCGTGCTTGGCGTGGCCTTTGCGCTGGAAGGATCGTCCTGGTTCATCGCCATGCGCGAATTCAACGCCACGCGCGGATCGGCCGGCTGGTGGCAGTCGATCCGCGAATCCAAGGACCCTGCGGGATTCATCATCCTGTTCGAGGACAGCGCGGCACTCGCTGGCCTGATCATCGCCGCGACCGGCATCTGGGCGAGCCATTTCTTCAGCGATGCGCGGCTCGACGGTATTGCCTCGATCGCGATCGGCCTGGTGCTGGCGCTGGTCGCGATCCTCCTCGCCCGTGAAGCCAAGGGTCTGCTGATCGGCGAAGGCGCCGATGCCGCGGTCGTCGCCAAGGTCCGCAAGATCGTCGATCGCTATCCCGACATCACCACGGTCAATCACGTCCGCACGATCCACACGGCGCCGCAAAGGATCTTCGTCGCGATCAGCGCCGATTTCCGCGATACTCTGTCGATGGGCGAGGCCGAGACGCTGATCGAACGGATCGAGGCGGAGTTGAAGGCAGCCGAGCCGATGCTGTCGTCAATCTATATCCGCCCGGAGAAAGCCGAAGACGCGCCGCGCCTCAATGTCGAGGTGAATGAAGGGGCCCCGACCGGCGATCGGTAACGCGCGGCGATCGCCCGGATTCGCACGCAGAATCTGGCAGCGCTCCAGTGCTGATTATACATTAACTACTTGATAAATAATTATAATATTCCAGCCACTCATCGGGACGGCGGGTGTCCCATATCTCTGCCGCCGGTCTTCGCGGTGCTGCTGACGGGGCCCTGAGATATGACACTACCGGTGTCCCATATCTCTGCCGCCTGTTTTCGCGATGCCGCGAACCGGAGGCCCGAGATATGGCACTACCGGTGTCCCATATCTCGTACCGCCCGCCCCTCGATGAGCTGGCGGCGATTCAAGCATGACGCGGGATCGGGCATATCATCCCTTGCCGGACTAATACCGGCGCGCTCTTTCTCAGTGTCGGGAAAACAGCATTGCCACGGCGCTACCAGCGCAATGGCTTCGTGCATGACTCACGCTGCTTGGGCATTTCCGAGCCAAGACAGCTCGCATTGACGCTGACTCATCCTACCTGCTTCCCCGGCGAAGGCCGGGGCCCAGTTGGTAAGGGTTTGTTGGTCTGGCGCTTCGCGTTGCCGCCTCGACCTTCCCGACTGGGCCCCGGCCTTCGCCGGGGAAACAGTAGAGGTAGGTCGGCATCAATGCAGTTGGTATGAGTTGCCCCACACTCCCGTTCGCCCTGAGCTTGTCGAAGGGCACGCCCAGTGCATGAGCTTCGACAGGCTCAGCCCGAACGGGGGAAGGATTCCCCCAAATCGACCAGACCTAGCTCGCAGGCACGATCTCGACGACATCGAGGATGGATTCGAACTTCGGATAGGGCAGCGCAATTCGCCATCTCTTGTCGTCCACCCGGTCGATGATCCCCGCCATGTCGCGGTCAGCGTCGCGCCCATAATCGAGCGCCGTCGTCTCATCACCGAACACCATCGTACCAAGGAACACGCCGCGCATATCGCCGTCGGGAAATGCCAGCCCGACCGGCCGCTGCGACCCGTTGGACTTGTAGAAGCTCGACACCTCGCCCTCGGCGTCGACGCGGCATCCGAACCAGGGATAGGCTATGAAATCATGCGCCGCCGTGCCGTTGGCGCCGAGTTTGAACACCCGGCAGCGATAGCTCCCGGCAGGCGGCAGCGCATTGCTCAACGCACGATCCGGGTCAAACAGCACGCCCTCCGCCGCGATCGCCTGACCATTGCCCGACGCTTGCGCCTTGGCCAGCGCCGTCATCCAGGCGTCACGCCAGTTGCGCAGGCGTATCCGGTCGCCCTTGGTCGCCACCTGGCGCCAGTCCAGCGCAGCAGGGGTAGATGCTGTCGCGGGACTGGCACCTTTGCCACCGCACGCCATAAGCGCCCCGCAAGCGGCCAGGGCGAACCCGAATCTTTTCATCAATGCGCGACCAGTTTTTTGACTCTGTATCCGTCAACGAACCACGTCTCGCCATGGTTGCCAAGGCGTTTCAGGTTTTCCGGGTCGTTCTGGGTAGGGCCGGCCTGCCCGAACGGCGCCTGACCGATCAGGCGGCGGTCCAGCCCCCATCGATCGACAGGTTCGCGCCGGTGATCGACTTCGCCGCATCGCCACACAGATAGAGCGCCAGCGACGCAACCTGTTCGGGCGTGACGAACTCCTTGGTCGGCTGCGCGTCGAGCAGCACGTCGTTGATCACCTGTTCGCGCGTCAGCCCGCGCGACTTCATCGTGTCGGGGATCTGCCCCTCGACCAGCGGCGTCCAGACATAGCCCGGCGAAATGCAGTTGACCGTGATGCCGTGCGTCGCCGTTTCCAGCGCGATCGTCTTGGTCAGGCCGGCAATGCCGTGCTTGGCCATCACATAGGCGCTCTTGTTGGGGCTCGCGACGAGCGAGTGCGCCGAGGCGGTCGAAATGATCCGTCCCCATTTGGCCGCCTTCATCAGCGGTACCGCGGCCTGGATCAGATACCAGGCCGAGGTCAGGTTGATCTTGATGATCGCCTCGAACTTGTCGGCCGGAAAATCCTCGATCGGCGCGACATGCTGGATGCCGGCATTGTTGACGATGATGTCCGGCCCGCCCAGCTCGGCATGGCAGCGCGCGACCATTGCCGCGATCTCGTCGGGCTTGGTCATGTCGGCGGCATCGTAGAGCGCCTTGGCGCCGCTCGTCGCCTCAAGCGCCGCGCGCTCTTTCTCGATCTGCGCGGCATCGCCGAAACCGTTGATCACGACGCTCGCGCCCTCGGCGGCGAACGCCTTGGCATAGGCAAGGCCAATGCCCGATGTGGACCCGGTGATGATCGCGCTCTTGCCCTTGAGGAACATCGACAAACTCCTTTGCTGGAAACTTTAACGTGTGGTGAGGTCGAACGCGGCGCTCTTGCCGGTCAGGATGTTGGCCGCGACCAGTTGCGAATTCGCCATCGTCTCGGCCACCGCCAACTGACCGGCTTCCCAATGCTCGCGCATCGTCCGCGCCGAAAACTCGAAATCGCGGCTGCCCCCTTCCCACGCATTGGCGCGGTAGATCAGATGGACAAGATTGACCGGATCCTCCGCCGCGCGCGCGGTCAGCGCGACGACGTCGGGGTCGTTGTGCATCCCCTCGGGCAGCTTGGCGAGCACCTTGCGGATCGCCTCGCGATCCTGCCGCAGGCGCATCAACTGGCTCGACACTTCGCGTGTCCGGCTTGAAAAGCGGATTTCCTTTTCTCGCGCCATCACGTCCATGATCGTCTTCATCTTCTCGGTAGTGGCCGAGAACAGGTCGATCTGGAATACCAGCATCTCGTCACTCTGATGGTCGAGCACATGCGACAGCGGCGTGTTCGATACCAGGCCGCCATCCCACCACAGCCGTCCGTCGATCTCGATCGGCGGCAGGCCCGGCGGGAGCGCGCCCGACGCCATGACGTGACGCGCATCGATGGTGCGTTCGATCGTATCGAAATACTGGAAATTGCCGCTCTCGACATCGACCGCGCCGACCGACAGCCGTACGGGGCCATGGTTGAGCAGGTCCCAGTCGATCAATTCGTTGAGCGTATCCTTCAGGGGCGCGGAATCGTAGAAGCTCAGCGCTTCGGGCGACCCCGGCGTGGCAAAGGCGGGCGCCACCATCCGCGGACGGAAAAAGCCGGGTACGCCGGTCATCGCGACAAAACCCGCCGACCATTCATGGACGAATTCGCGCACATGATCGTTGGGGAAGATCGGGAAGCTGGGCAGCGAACCCGTTACCGTGTCCCAAAAGGCGCTCAGCCGCTCGACTCGCCGCTCGGGCGGATTGCCGGCAACGATCGCCGCATTGACCGCACCGATCGAGATACCGGCAACCCAGTCGATCTCGATTCCGCTGCTCGCCAGGCCCTCGATCACCCCGGCCTGATAGCTGCCCAGCGCGCCGCCACCCTGCAACACCAGCGCCACGCACTCGGGCAGCGGCATCGCCTTTGCCTTGCGGCGCGGCTTCGAAGCGGGGTCTGTATCGGCCATGGCGTCGCACATGGGCGACCGATGCGCCCGGTTCAACGACAGTTTGATGAATTCGGTGTCATGGAAGGAATCGGACCTTCTCTTGCAACCAGGCCATTCCCTGCGCATTCATGGCATAACGGCAACGAACGGGGCATTCGCCATGCGGCTCGATGATTTCGATCCCAACATCAATGTCGAGGATCAGCGCGGCCAGGGTGGCGGCGGTTTCAACCTTGGCGGCGGTGGCGGCGGCGGCGGCTTGCTGCTCGGCCTGCTCCCGCTGGTGTTCAGCCGGTTCGGCTGTGCCGGCGTTGCGGTGTTGCTGGCGGTGATGTTCTTCTTCGGCGGTGGCCTTGGCGGAATCTCGCAGCTTTCCGCCCCGACCGAACAGGTCGGCCAGCAACGACCGCGGGTAAGCGACGGCACCGCGGCGTCGGCCTGCACCACCGACGCATCGGCACGCGCCGCGTGCAACGCGTTCAGCTCCGCCGACAAGACCTGGCAGCAATTGCTCGGCAGCAATTTCCGCGCGCCCAAGCTGGTGTTCTTCGGTGGCCAGGGCCAGTCGGGCTGTGGTGCCGCGCAATCGGCGATGGGCCCGTTCTACTGCCCGAGCGATCAGGGCATCTATCTCGACACCAGCTTCTTCGCAGAACTGGAACAACGTTTCGGCGCGAAGGGCGATTTCGCGCAAGATTATGTCATCGCGCATGAATTCGGCCATCACATCCAGAATCTGCTCGGCACGTCCGACAAGGTGCAATCGGCGATGCAGCGCAGCAGCCGGACCGAAGGCAATGCGCTGTCGGTCAAGCTCGAGTTGCAGGCGGATTGCTATGCCGGGGTGTGGGCCGCGCAGAATCGCGACCGCATGGAGCCGGGCGACCTTGAGGAAGGGTTGACCGCAGCGCAGGCGATCGGCGACGACACGCTGCAACGCGAGGCACAGGGCCGCGTCGTGCCCGACAGCTTCACCCATGGCAGCTCGGCGCAGCGTCAGGCCTGGCTGAAACGCGGAATCGACAGCGGCGACCCGCGCCAGTGCGACACATTCAACGGCGGCGCATGAGAATCAGACCGGTGGCCGATGCGGATCGGCCAAGATTGTTCGAGCTGTGGCAGGCAGCCGTCCACGCCACGCATGATTTCCTGACGCCTGACGACCTTGCCGGGATCACCGAGATGGTCCGCACCGACTATTTCCCGACCGCTTCCTTCACCGTGGCGGTCGATCATGATGATCGCCCGCTCGGCTTTATCGATGTCGAGGAGGGCGTAGAGATCAACGCGCTATTCGTCGATCCGGCCTGTCATGGTCGGGGCATCGGACGCGCCCTGGTCGACGCCGCCCTGCCGCGGGGCGTCCCGCTGTTCGTCGAGGTCAATGAGCAGAATCACGCCGCTTGCGCGATCTATGAACATTGGGGTTTCCGCACGATCGACCGCAAGCCGCTCGACGGCGAGGGCCGCCCCTATCCGCTGCTGGTAATGCAGCGGGACTGAACCGGCATAACAAAATCCCCTCTCCCGGATCAGGGAGAGGGGAGGAGCGCGACGCGCAAGCGAGAGCAAGAAAGGGAGATCGCCCTCAGCTCACGCCACCACGCAATTGCCCTTCCGCAGAAGAAGGGCAATCAGCGATCAATAGGTCGCAGAAAAGCTCCGGTCGAGGTCCGCTCCACACGTCATCGCCCGCAACGCGCGGCTCGGCGCAATGTCGTCTTTTACGGCGGTGAGGGACCCGGTTGCATCCCGGAAAAAGCCTCGCTAGAGGCGACACTCCGGCTCTGCCGGGGTGGAGCGGGGCTGTAGCTCAGATGGGAGAGCGCTGCAATCGCACTGCAGAGGTCAGGGGTTCGATTCCCCTCAGCTCCACCAGACCTGCCGCGCCGAGCATAGTTTTCCGCCATAAATATATAGCCCGTCGTCCGGGCCCTTTCACCGATGCGCCGCGTTCACCATGCGCCCGATCCCGGGTGACGGAGAGTCCCGATATGTCCGATCCCTTTTCGTCCTGGCTGCGCCTCACATCGATCTGGACAGATATGTCGCGCACCGGACTGCGCGCGATGGAAACGCTGGCGGCATCGAACAGCGTGGTCGAGCGCCGTACGGGCATGATCGACACCGCGATGCGCAATCCGCTGGCCGGTGATTATGCCGAGTTCTCGCGCATGATTCCGGAAAAGGTCGACGCCTTTTCGAAATCCGGCCTGGCCGTGGCCAATGAATGGTGGTCGATGCAAACTGCCTTGCTGACCGAAGTCCAGGCCTTTTGGGGCATGGCGCTGCGCGGACGCGCGCCGACTCTGGCCGAGATGAGCAGCGCGGGTTCGCGCGCTACGCGCTATGCGATCAATACCGCCGAGCGCAGCGCCAACCTCAGTGCGGTTGGCCTCGCGCCGATCCACAAACAGGCGACCGCCAACGCGCGCCGGCTCAAGCGGAAGAAATCGTCCTGATCGAAAGCAAGTTGGTCTGAAAAAGGCGGACCTTAAGGGCGTACCCGGCGGTTGACCGGGTACATCCAAAAGGAAACGCACCATGGTCACCAAAAGCGACGCCAAGTCCGACACGATCAAGCCAGGCAATGGCGGCGAGACCCATCAGCAGGCGGGTGATGAGGCCGCGACTGGCCTGACCACCAATCAGGGCATCCGCGTTTCCGACAACCAGAATCAGCTCAAGGCCGGCGCGCGCGGGCCGGTGCTGCTTGAAGATTTCGTGCTGCGCGAGAAGATCTT includes:
- a CDS encoding neutral zinc metallopeptidase — translated: MRLDDFDPNINVEDQRGQGGGGFNLGGGGGGGGLLLGLLPLVFSRFGCAGVAVLLAVMFFFGGGLGGISQLSAPTEQVGQQRPRVSDGTAASACTTDASARAACNAFSSADKTWQQLLGSNFRAPKLVFFGGQGQSGCGAAQSAMGPFYCPSDQGIYLDTSFFAELEQRFGAKGDFAQDYVIAHEFGHHIQNLLGTSDKVQSAMQRSSRTEGNALSVKLELQADCYAGVWAAQNRDRMEPGDLEEGLTAAQAIGDDTLQREAQGRVVPDSFTHGSSAQRQAWLKRGIDSGDPRQCDTFNGGA
- a CDS encoding 3-hydroxybutyrate dehydrogenase, with translation MFLKGKSAIITGSTSGIGLAYAKAFAAEGASVVINGFGDAAQIEKERAALEATSGAKALYDAADMTKPDEIAAMVARCHAELGGPDIIVNNAGIQHVAPIEDFPADKFEAIIKINLTSAWYLIQAAVPLMKAAKWGRIISTASAHSLVASPNKSAYVMAKHGIAGLTKTIALETATHGITVNCISPGYVWTPLVEGQIPDTMKSRGLTREQVINDVLLDAQPTKEFVTPEQVASLALYLCGDAAKSITGANLSIDGGWTAA
- a CDS encoding DUF4893 domain-containing protein, whose translation is MATKGDRIRLRNWRDAWMTALAKAQASGNGQAIAAEGVLFDPDRALSNALPPAGSYRCRVFKLGANGTAAHDFIAYPWFGCRVDAEGEVSSFYKSNGSQRPVGLAFPDGDMRGVFLGTMVFGDETTALDYGRDADRDMAGIIDRVDDKRWRIALPYPKFESILDVVEIVPAS
- a CDS encoding cation diffusion facilitator family transporter, which encodes MSASKQGGSNLVILAALAANLGIAVAKFIAAGISGSSSMLTEGFHSVIDSLNQILLLYGQKRGKQPPDEEHPFGYGRELYFWAFVVAILIFAVGAGISVYEGYEHFIHPEELSNPTLNYIVLGVAFALEGSSWFIAMREFNATRGSAGWWQSIRESKDPAGFIILFEDSAALAGLIIAATGIWASHFFSDARLDGIASIAIGLVLALVAILLAREAKGLLIGEGADAAVVAKVRKIVDRYPDITTVNHVRTIHTAPQRIFVAISADFRDTLSMGEAETLIERIEAELKAAEPMLSSIYIRPEKAEDAPRLNVEVNEGAPTGDR
- a CDS encoding acetyltransferase, with protein sequence MRIRPVADADRPRLFELWQAAVHATHDFLTPDDLAGITEMVRTDYFPTASFTVAVDHDDRPLGFIDVEEGVEINALFVDPACHGRGIGRALVDAALPRGVPLFVEVNEQNHAACAIYEHWGFRTIDRKPLDGEGRPYPLLVMQRD
- a CDS encoding patatin-like phospholipase family protein, with protein sequence MADTDPASKPRRKAKAMPLPECVALVLQGGGALGSYQAGVIEGLASSGIEIDWVAGISIGAVNAAIVAGNPPERRVERLSAFWDTVTGSLPSFPIFPNDHVREFVHEWSAGFVAMTGVPGFFRPRMVAPAFATPGSPEALSFYDSAPLKDTLNELIDWDLLNHGPVRLSVGAVDVESGNFQYFDTIERTIDARHVMASGALPPGLPPIEIDGRLWWDGGLVSNTPLSHVLDHQSDEMLVFQIDLFSATTEKMKTIMDVMAREKEIRFSSRTREVSSQLMRLRQDREAIRKVLAKLPEGMHNDPDVVALTARAAEDPVNLVHLIYRANAWEGGSRDFEFSARTMREHWEAGQLAVAETMANSQLVAANILTGKSAAFDLTTR